GTGGCCATCGGCCCGCTCAAGGAGCTGCCGTGAGAGTCGGCCTGACGTTCAACATGAAGGGAGCCGCCAAGGCGCTGCCTTCCGGCGAATTCATCGGCACCGACGCCGAAGAGGAATTCGATTCGCCGGAAACGATCGCCGCGCTGGCCGACGCCGTTCGCTCATTAGGGCACGAGGTCGTTCTGTTGGGCGACGGCGAGCCGATGCTCCGCAAGCTGCTCGACGGCCCGCGGCCCGACCTGGTGCTGAACATCGCCGAGGGGCTGGGAATCAGCCGCACGCGCGAGTCGCGCGTGCCCGCCGTGCTGGAAATGCTGGGCATCCCTTATACCGGGTCCGACCCGCTGACGTTGGCCGCCACGCTCGACAAAGAGTGTGCCAAGCGTCTGGTAGACCACGCGGGCATCGCCACCCCCGGTTGGGCGCTGGTTGAAGAGGGGAATCTTGCCGCCGCCGAGCAGCAGCTTGCCAGGCTCGCCTGGCCGCTGATGGTCAAGCCGAACTACGAAGGCTCCAGCAAAGGCGTGTTGCGCAGCGGCATCGTTAACGATCGAGTGGAACTCGAAGCGGCCATTATCCGCTTGGCCGCGGCCTATCATCAGCCGCTGCTCGTCGAAGAGTATATCGAAGGCGAAGAGCTCACGGTGGGCGTCGTCGGCAATCGGCCGCCGGAGGTGCTGGCGATCATGCGCATCTTGCCGAAGCGGCCCAATGACGGTCCGTTCATTTACGGCATCGAAGTCAAACGGCATTGGGAAGAACACTTGGAATACGAAAGCCCGGCGAAGATATCGCCCCCCGACGCGGAGATGGTCCGCCGCGTCACGTTGGCCGCCTGGCGCGCCTTGGGTTGCCGCGACGTGGCGCGTTTCGATTTCCGGCTGCGCGACGGCGTGCCCTATTTTCTGGAAGTGAATCCCCTGCCGGGTTTGTCGCCCTTTTCGGGCGACGTTGTCTTTCTGGCCCGCGGCGTAGGCATTAGCCATGAGGACTTGATCGGGCGGATTTTGAAAGCGGCGGCGGCGAGGCAGAAGATCGCGGTAGACAGTAGACGGTAGACGGGGGAGAGGAATCGTGATTTGTTAGTTTGAACGGTCACATGCTGCGCTTGTTTTCCCGGTCTGCCGTCTACTGTCTACCATTTTGCCATGAACGTCGCGATTCTCCACAACGAGCCGTCACTGCCC
Above is a window of Pirellulales bacterium DNA encoding:
- a CDS encoding ATP-grasp domain-containing protein, with the protein product MRVGLTFNMKGAAKALPSGEFIGTDAEEEFDSPETIAALADAVRSLGHEVVLLGDGEPMLRKLLDGPRPDLVLNIAEGLGISRTRESRVPAVLEMLGIPYTGSDPLTLAATLDKECAKRLVDHAGIATPGWALVEEGNLAAAEQQLARLAWPLMVKPNYEGSSKGVLRSGIVNDRVELEAAIIRLAAAYHQPLLVEEYIEGEELTVGVVGNRPPEVLAIMRILPKRPNDGPFIYGIEVKRHWEEHLEYESPAKISPPDAEMVRRVTLAAWRALGCRDVARFDFRLRDGVPYFLEVNPLPGLSPFSGDVVFLARGVGISHEDLIGRILKAAAARQKIAVDSRR